A window of the Bombus huntii isolate Logan2020A chromosome 8, iyBomHunt1.1, whole genome shotgun sequence genome harbors these coding sequences:
- the LOC126868427 gene encoding charged multivesicular body protein 6: MGIFFAKKKPPSRITEQDKAILQLKQTRDKIKQYQRRIEQSLEKERLLAKKLIQNKQKERALLLLRKKKFQEQILSKTDGQLENLEHMVHDLEFAQIELKVVNGLKVGNIALKKLHDLLSIDEIEKVMDETKEGIEKQREINEILSGELTENDESEVEAELNALLAAEIEEKAPEIPEDVTLPEVPEDITLPEVPEELPEKKIERTKERTKETVALEA; encoded by the exons ATGGGTATTTTCTTTGCAAAGAAAAAGCCACCGAGCCGTATTACCGAACAGGACAAGGCCATTTTA CAACTGAAACAAACTAGGGATAAAATCAAGCAATATCAACGAAGAATCGAGCAAAGTCTCGAAAAAGAACGGTTACTCGCAAAAAAActtatacaaaataaacaaaaaga ACGTGCTTTACTTCTTCTACGGAAAAAGAAGTTCCAAGAACAAATATTATCAAAGACTGATGGACAGCTAGAGAACCTTGAACATATGGTACATGATTTAGAATTTGCACAAATAGAGTTGAAGGTTGTAAATGGCCTAAAAGTGGGTAATATTGCATTGAAAAAACTACATGATTTATTATCCAttgatgaaattgaaaaagttATGGACGAGACTAAGGAAGGAATTGAAAAACAAAGGGAgattaatgaaatattgtcTGGAGAACTTACAGAGAATGATGAGAGTGAAGTTGAAGCAGAGCTTAATGCTTTGTTAGCGgcagaaattgaagaaaaggCACCAGAAATACCAGAGGATGTAACATTACCAGAAGTACCAGAGGATATAACATTACCAGAAGTACCAGAGGAATTACCAGAAAAGAAGATAG agcgtacgaaagaaagaacaaaGGAAACTGTTGCTCTGGAAGCATGA